From Streptomyces sp. GSL17-111, one genomic window encodes:
- a CDS encoding helix-turn-helix domain-containing protein, producing the protein MISQSGLVRRTAALPEPFDAPGPDRLSPTVPVPIADLRPADSPRSAAAGDPDHLRALAAWPGELPPVIVHRSTMRVIDGTYRLRVAVLRGATHIPARFFDGTPEDAFVLAVTANSTHGLPFTPSERSAAAARILATHAHWSDRSIGAVTGLSAHAVAALRRRAALPAGPVRVGRDGRTRPLSTVTERQEARRLLAEEPGLSLREIGRLTGLSPATVRDVRDRVSRGEDPVPARLRRPAPAAGGPPPAPRRPGRPAAQRPAPAKELGDLYGSLCGDPALRHSESGRALLRLLGQLKVATDEWGAMAEAVPGHRTEDVAAMARACGRLWEAFAEQVGAGGARGQ; encoded by the coding sequence ATGATCAGTCAATCCGGACTCGTCCGAAGAACCGCCGCGTTACCCGAGCCGTTCGACGCCCCCGGCCCGGACCGCCTCTCTCCCACCGTCCCGGTGCCGATCGCGGATCTGCGTCCGGCCGACTCGCCGCGCTCGGCGGCGGCGGGGGACCCCGACCACCTCCGGGCGCTGGCCGCGTGGCCCGGCGAACTGCCCCCCGTCATCGTCCACCGCTCCACGATGCGCGTCATCGACGGGACGTACCGGCTGCGCGTCGCCGTGCTGCGGGGGGCCACCCACATCCCGGCGCGGTTCTTCGACGGCACCCCGGAGGACGCGTTCGTGCTCGCCGTCACCGCCAACTCCACGCACGGGCTGCCCTTCACACCGTCGGAGCGTTCGGCGGCGGCCGCGCGCATCCTCGCCACCCACGCCCACTGGTCGGACCGCTCCATCGGAGCGGTGACCGGCCTCTCGGCGCACGCCGTCGCCGCCCTGCGCCGACGAGCCGCCCTTCCCGCCGGCCCGGTCCGGGTCGGCCGGGACGGCCGGACCAGGCCGCTCAGCACCGTGACCGAACGTCAGGAGGCGCGCCGGCTGCTGGCCGAGGAGCCCGGTCTGTCCCTGCGGGAGATCGGTCGGCTCACCGGCCTCTCGCCCGCCACGGTCCGCGACGTGCGGGACCGGGTCAGCCGGGGTGAGGACCCCGTCCCCGCCCGGCTCCGGCGCCCCGCCCCGGCCGCCGGTGGACCGCCGCCCGCGCCACGGCGGCCGGGCCGTCCCGCCGCGCAGCGCCCCGCCCCGGCGAAGGAGCTGGGTGACCTCTACGGAAGCCTGTGCGGCGATCCGGCGCTGCGCCACAGTGAGTCCGGCCGCGCGCTCCTGCGGCTGCTCGGCCAGTTGAAGGTGGCGACGGACGAGTGGGGAGCCATGGCGGAGGCGGTCCCGGGCCACCGCACCGAGGACGTGGCCGCGATGGCGCGCGCCTGCGGCCGGCTGTGGGAGGCGTTCGCGGAGCAGGTGGGCGCCGGCGGCGCCCGGGGTCAGTAG
- a CDS encoding MarR family winged helix-turn-helix transcriptional regulator produces the protein MAPSDDFTVNPALLAHQVDRLGQLLSSATAAAAARVGLTRAEADILRALLRAQDHRLRPTSLAATCGLSSGGTSNIIQRLARSGFVNREANTRDGRSNWVHLTPEGAELTRVVAETVTECHARLLARLPCGTAAHLLQALNTTLAHIDEAGEPTTAGRGN, from the coding sequence ATGGCGCCTTCGGACGACTTCACGGTGAACCCCGCCCTGCTCGCCCACCAGGTGGATCGGCTGGGCCAGCTGCTGAGCTCCGCGACCGCCGCGGCAGCGGCCCGCGTGGGACTCACCCGTGCGGAGGCCGACATCCTCAGGGCCCTGCTGAGAGCCCAGGACCACCGCCTGCGGCCGACGTCACTGGCGGCCACCTGCGGGCTGTCGTCCGGGGGAACGAGCAACATCATTCAGCGCCTCGCCCGGTCGGGTTTCGTCAACCGCGAGGCGAACACCCGCGACGGCCGGAGCAACTGGGTCCATCTCACCCCCGAAGGCGCGGAGTTGACGCGTGTCGTGGCCGAGACGGTCACGGAGTGCCATGCCCGCCTCCTCGCCCGGCTGCCCTGCGGCACGGCGGCGCACCTCCTGCAGGCGCTCAACACGACGCTCGCCCACATCGACGAGGCGGGAGAGCCGACGACGGCCGGTCGGGGCAACTGA
- a CDS encoding DsbA family oxidoreductase — translation MVIRIWFNYLSPFSMLTRRIVGSTLAGAAVEVRWLPHEGGVLRQGPLPPSGLVWEFGVRRLASRLGQEVGASAPRPTSGRLALRGYQYACDQGLGENYSDHVYAAYFSEGRDIGALGQLVGAAERAGLEPEAFRRAVTSQHYAQRHRAALREGRHVTVVPTLVCGRHRIEGVPTEAQMDRLTADAGSARVLRP, via the coding sequence ATGGTCATCCGCATATGGTTCAACTACTTGTCTCCTTTCAGTATGTTGACCCGACGCATCGTCGGGAGCACGCTGGCCGGGGCGGCCGTGGAGGTCCGGTGGTTACCGCACGAGGGGGGAGTCCTGCGCCAGGGGCCGCTGCCGCCCTCGGGTCTCGTCTGGGAGTTCGGGGTGCGCCGCCTGGCGAGCAGGCTGGGCCAGGAGGTGGGCGCGTCAGCGCCCAGACCGACCAGCGGACGACTGGCCCTGCGCGGCTATCAGTACGCCTGTGACCAGGGACTGGGGGAGAACTACAGCGACCACGTCTACGCCGCCTACTTCTCCGAGGGGCGTGACATCGGGGCGCTGGGGCAACTGGTGGGGGCGGCCGAACGGGCGGGACTGGAGCCCGAGGCCTTCCGAAGAGCCGTCACCTCTCAGCACTACGCCCAGCGGCACCGGGCGGCACTGCGGGAGGGGCGCCACGTCACGGTCGTGCCGACGCTGGTCTGCGGCCGGCACCGGATCGAGGGGGTGCCCACGGAGGCCCAGATGGACCGCCTGACCGCCGACGCGGGCTCCGCGCGGGTGCTGCGGCCGTGA